A window of the Roseovarius sp. S88 genome harbors these coding sequences:
- a CDS encoding DMT family transporter, whose protein sequence is MAEQNTRLGILMMVTTTFIFAVQDGISQHLAREYNVLMVVMIRYWFFAAFVMTVASRKAGGMRAAAQTEQPVVQAFRGILLAAEICVMVAAFTYLGLVESHAVFACYPLLIAALSGPVLGEKVGWRRWAAIGVGFVGVLIILEPGFGVFRPEATIAVASALMFALYGLLTRFVARKDSAATSFFWTGIMGAIAMSCIGIWFWEPMSSNDWIWMGALCITGAAGHYTLIKCYEVAEASAVQPFAYLQLVFASIIGVSIFAETIRTNVAIGAALIVAAGLFTLWRQRVSS, encoded by the coding sequence ATGGCAGAACAAAACACCCGCCTTGGCATTCTGATGATGGTCACCACAACCTTCATTTTCGCCGTACAGGACGGCATATCTCAGCATCTCGCACGCGAGTACAATGTGCTTATGGTGGTGATGATCCGTTATTGGTTCTTCGCCGCCTTCGTGATGACAGTCGCCAGCCGCAAAGCCGGTGGTATGCGTGCCGCGGCGCAGACGGAACAACCAGTGGTGCAAGCCTTTCGGGGTATTCTTCTGGCGGCTGAGATATGCGTCATGGTTGCAGCTTTCACCTATTTGGGATTGGTCGAGAGCCACGCGGTCTTCGCATGCTATCCTCTCCTAATCGCCGCCCTATCCGGGCCTGTGCTTGGCGAAAAGGTCGGTTGGCGGCGGTGGGCCGCCATTGGTGTGGGCTTTGTCGGCGTGCTGATCATCCTGGAGCCCGGGTTTGGCGTCTTCCGCCCCGAAGCCACGATCGCAGTCGCCTCTGCCCTGATGTTTGCGCTTTACGGATTGTTGACGCGCTTCGTTGCCCGCAAGGACAGCGCCGCAACTAGTTTTTTCTGGACTGGAATTATGGGCGCCATCGCAATGTCCTGCATTGGCATCTGGTTCTGGGAACCCATGAGCTCAAATGATTGGATTTGGATGGGCGCACTTTGCATCACCGGAGCCGCGGGACACTACACACTCATCAAATGCTACGAAGTGGCCGAGGCCAGCGCGGTACAGCCTTTTGCTTACCTGCAGCTTGTCTTCGCCAGCATTATCGGAGTCAGTATATTTGCCGAGACAATCCGGACCAACGTAGCCATTGGCGCTGCGCTGATCGTTGCCGCCGGTCTCTTTACCCTTTGGCGACAAAGGGTCAGCTCGTAG
- a CDS encoding NADPH-dependent FMN reductase, with the protein MSEPNLLLISGSLRKASYNRALLRVAAQAFGPAGVTEADITFPIYNGDDEDADGAPKSVHRFAEQIRRADALLIGSPEYNKGISGALKNALDWLSRIDMPALRHKPTVVMSAAAGRTGGETALFMTLSCLSQFQVRFVFGPAIMVADASKQFDENGRLTSETYQKLVDERMEALRGAIA; encoded by the coding sequence ATGTCTGAACCAAACCTGCTTTTGATTTCGGGATCACTCCGCAAGGCATCCTACAATCGCGCGCTTTTGCGCGTGGCCGCACAAGCGTTTGGTCCAGCGGGCGTCACCGAAGCGGACATCACTTTTCCTATCTACAACGGGGATGACGAAGACGCCGATGGCGCCCCGAAATCTGTGCATAGGTTTGCAGAACAAATTCGAAGAGCGGATGCGCTGCTGATAGGCAGTCCTGAATACAACAAGGGTATCAGCGGTGCATTGAAGAACGCTCTGGATTGGCTCAGCCGCATCGATATGCCTGCTCTTCGCCACAAACCCACAGTCGTGATGTCGGCTGCCGCAGGGCGCACAGGCGGAGAAACCGCGCTCTTCATGACGTTGAGCTGTCTGTCCCAGTTTCAGGTGCGCTTTGTCTTTGGCCCAGCCATCATGGTGGCCGATGCGTCAAAACAGTTTGATGAGAATGGTCGACTAACATCCGAAACCTATCAGAAGCTGGTAGACGAACGCATGGAAGCGCTGCGGGGGGCCATCGCTTAG
- a CDS encoding DUF4399 domain-containing protein codes for MKLITKAAAIVALTASMVLAERTAAPEGAEVYFIDLDDGATVSSPVKIKFGLSGMGVAPAGTEKENTGHHHILLNRPPLGEGPDGAEELEYGLPADENHIHFGGGQTEVSLDLPAGTHTLQLVLGDLNHVPHDPPITTDVISITVE; via the coding sequence ATGAAACTCATCACGAAAGCAGCAGCAATTGTTGCACTCACGGCCTCAATGGTGCTGGCGGAACGCACAGCAGCGCCCGAAGGTGCGGAAGTGTATTTCATCGATCTTGACGACGGTGCGACAGTCTCTTCGCCTGTCAAAATCAAATTTGGGCTGTCCGGCATGGGCGTGGCACCAGCCGGTACTGAAAAGGAAAACACCGGGCATCACCACATCTTGCTGAACCGACCGCCTCTTGGTGAGGGTCCAGACGGAGCCGAAGAGTTGGAATACGGATTGCCCGCGGACGAAAACCACATCCACTTTGGCGGTGGACAAACCGAGGTGTCTCTCGACCTGCCTGCTGGAACGCACACGTTGCAGCTTGTTCTGGGCGATCTGAACCACGTTCCACATGATCCGCCGATCACAACAGACGTGATTTCAATCACCGTGGAATAA
- a CDS encoding RNA polymerase sigma factor → MALTGQRALGDDLAQMTCLRALEKADQFTPGTHLDRWLFVMARRLWLNELRRDAIRQTESFSANADDQHPAEIPSTETNIMAREVFQKMNALPEAQRVTALLVFVEGYTYAETADMLDIPPGTVMSRISAARKTLATQMEAATGTDA, encoded by the coding sequence GTGGCATTGACCGGGCAGAGAGCGCTAGGAGATGATCTGGCGCAGATGACCTGTCTGCGTGCTTTGGAAAAGGCGGATCAATTCACACCCGGCACGCATCTGGACCGCTGGCTTTTTGTCATGGCCCGGCGGCTTTGGCTGAACGAATTGCGGCGCGATGCGATCCGGCAAACAGAATCCTTCTCTGCCAATGCAGATGACCAGCACCCCGCAGAAATTCCGTCCACCGAAACGAATATTATGGCGCGTGAAGTGTTTCAGAAGATGAATGCCCTGCCCGAAGCCCAAAGAGTCACAGCGCTTTTGGTGTTCGTGGAAGGTTATACTTATGCTGAAACGGCGGATATGCTGGACATTCCGCCTGGAACAGTGATGAGCAGAATATCAGCCGCGCGAAAAACGCTTGCGACACAAATGGAAGCCGCCACAGGAACCGACGCATGA
- a CDS encoding FAS1-like dehydratase domain-containing protein, which produces MRIETQSVQDVMDTARARALQATLGSSPNLNSGDSLPPFFHQVYFWDPKPSKDLGRDGHPKLGELVPDMGLPRRMWAGGQLEFKRPLILGHLAERRSSTAKAERKQGRSGPLAFVKMRHEIWQEGECAVTEHQDLVYREDEGSGSKPVPPVARTDETHSETFSVNSTMLFRYSALTFNGHRIHYDETYAKEIEGYTGLVVHGPLLAQMLMLLAERKLGRLASFAFRATSPLIHHEKATLCWREDGTCWVRGPDGRQCMQAQAS; this is translated from the coding sequence ATGAGAATAGAGACGCAATCCGTTCAGGACGTTATGGACACCGCACGCGCGCGGGCATTACAGGCCACACTTGGCAGTTCTCCCAATCTGAACAGTGGTGATAGTCTTCCGCCCTTCTTCCACCAAGTTTATTTCTGGGATCCAAAGCCATCCAAAGACCTCGGACGCGATGGCCATCCAAAATTGGGAGAGCTGGTTCCAGATATGGGATTGCCGCGTCGGATGTGGGCCGGTGGCCAATTGGAGTTCAAACGACCACTCATCCTCGGACACCTCGCCGAAAGACGCAGCTCGACTGCAAAAGCAGAGAGAAAGCAAGGGCGCAGCGGACCGCTGGCCTTTGTCAAGATGCGTCATGAGATTTGGCAAGAGGGCGAATGTGCCGTGACCGAGCATCAGGACCTCGTGTATCGTGAAGACGAAGGGTCAGGATCGAAACCTGTGCCGCCAGTGGCGCGGACTGACGAAACCCACTCGGAAACCTTTTCGGTAAATAGCACAATGCTGTTTCGTTATTCCGCCCTGACCTTCAACGGGCACCGGATACACTACGACGAAACTTACGCCAAGGAGATCGAAGGTTATACTGGTCTGGTCGTGCACGGTCCTCTTCTGGCGCAAATGCTGATGCTTTTGGCCGAACGCAAACTAGGACGGCTCGCATCGTTTGCCTTTCGCGCCACAAGTCCTTTGATTCACCACGAAAAAGCAACGCTGTGCTGGCGAGAAGATGGCACCTGCTGGGTGCGTGGACCGGACGGGCGGCAGTGCATGCAGGCGCAAGCCAGCTAA
- a CDS encoding VOC family protein — protein sequence MPLQIQSLDHIVLTVKDISTTVEFYQALGMSVQRFQPADGTERTALSFGSQKINLHQAGAEFEPKAAAPLPGSADLCFRTQTPLDECAAHLQACSIEIIEGPVPRTGATGPLKSIYTRDPDGNLIEIANQTEF from the coding sequence ATGCCACTGCAAATTCAATCGCTTGATCATATTGTGTTGACGGTCAAAGACATCAGCACAACCGTCGAGTTTTACCAAGCTTTGGGCATGTCGGTGCAGCGATTTCAACCAGCGGATGGGACGGAGCGGACAGCGCTCTCATTTGGGTCGCAAAAGATCAACTTGCATCAGGCAGGGGCGGAATTTGAGCCGAAAGCTGCTGCGCCGCTACCGGGGTCCGCGGATTTGTGTTTTCGGACGCAGACGCCTTTGGATGAATGTGCTGCGCATCTCCAGGCATGCTCAATTGAGATCATTGAAGGGCCGGTTCCGCGTACTGGTGCAACTGGACCACTTAAGTCGATCTACACCCGTGATCCCGACGGAAATCTGATTGAGATTGCGAACCAAACCGAGTTTTGA
- a CDS encoding NAD(P)/FAD-dependent oxidoreductase, with translation MPDVTILGAGIFGLSIAWFCRQKGASVRVIDPNGPGSGASGGVVGALAPHVPENWNEKKAFQLDSLLMAEEFWSKIETLSGHSSGYARSGRVQPINDERTLDLARAREVSANELWGEHATWQVVGEDAVPLAPRSKTGFYIHDSLSASLHPRHACYALTEALKKKGVSVVADSKAQGQVIHATGAHGLTELSNGIGFTVGNGVKGQAALLDFAASGAPQVFADSLHVIFHKDGTTAVGSTSEREFMDAHSTDEQLDEIVSRARYAVPALSDAPVIARWAGLRPRAKSRAPMLGRHPLYQGQFITNGGFKIGFGMAPKVGQVMADLVLDGKDSIPQEFKPEASLPTGWIMRN, from the coding sequence ATGCCAGACGTGACCATCCTTGGTGCCGGAATCTTCGGCCTCTCAATAGCATGGTTCTGCCGCCAAAAAGGTGCGTCTGTTCGAGTGATTGACCCCAATGGACCTGGGTCCGGGGCATCCGGCGGGGTTGTCGGAGCCTTAGCTCCGCACGTGCCAGAAAACTGGAATGAGAAAAAGGCGTTTCAACTCGACAGCCTTCTGATGGCTGAGGAGTTTTGGAGCAAAATTGAAACTCTGTCTGGTCACTCGTCGGGGTATGCGCGAAGCGGTCGTGTACAACCGATCAATGATGAGCGAACACTTGATTTGGCGCGCGCACGGGAAGTCTCAGCAAATGAGCTATGGGGCGAACATGCGACCTGGCAGGTTGTGGGCGAGGATGCCGTGCCACTCGCGCCTCGTTCTAAGACCGGGTTCTATATCCACGATAGCTTGTCCGCCTCGTTGCATCCGCGCCACGCGTGCTACGCCTTAACTGAGGCACTCAAGAAGAAAGGCGTTAGCGTCGTTGCAGACAGCAAAGCACAGGGTCAAGTCATCCATGCCACTGGAGCGCACGGCTTGACAGAACTATCGAATGGAATCGGTTTCACCGTGGGAAACGGGGTCAAAGGTCAGGCCGCTCTTTTGGATTTTGCAGCAAGTGGAGCGCCACAGGTTTTTGCGGACAGCTTGCATGTGATTTTTCACAAAGACGGAACGACTGCAGTCGGCTCAACTTCGGAAAGAGAGTTCATGGACGCCCACTCTACAGATGAGCAGTTGGATGAGATTGTTTCGCGTGCGCGATATGCCGTGCCTGCACTTTCTGATGCGCCTGTCATCGCACGCTGGGCAGGTCTAAGGCCTCGTGCCAAGTCGCGGGCGCCAATGCTCGGACGTCACCCGCTTTATCAAGGTCAATTTATCACAAATGGCGGTTTCAAGATCGGTTTCGGCATGGCCCCGAAGGTGGGGCAGGTGATGGCTGATCTTGTGCTTGATGGGAAAGATTCAATCCCGCAAGAATTTAAGCCCGAAGCGTCACTTCCCACAGGATGGATCATGCGAAACTAG
- the mnmD gene encoding tRNA (5-methylaminomethyl-2-thiouridine)(34)-methyltransferase MnmD produces the protein MQDQQSDLEWRDGDVPVSARFDDPYYSLDNGLAETQHVFLAGNALPERFCDGFHVAELGFGTGLNLLATMDAWRASGTKGTLYYTTFEAYPLSRDEMVRAQSAFPELRNIAQELAPHWEKTTFTLPDLYFQMITGDARQTLENWDAIADAWYLDGFSPAKNPELWGDALISSVGHHTASGGTAATYTAAGHVRRALEAASFDVTRSPGFGRKRHMTRAVRI, from the coding sequence ATGCAGGACCAGCAGTCAGATCTTGAGTGGCGGGATGGGGACGTACCGGTTTCCGCGAGATTCGATGATCCCTATTACAGCCTCGACAACGGGCTGGCGGAAACACAGCATGTGTTTTTGGCAGGCAACGCGCTGCCAGAGCGTTTCTGCGATGGGTTTCACGTGGCAGAACTGGGCTTTGGCACGGGCCTTAATCTTTTGGCCACAATGGACGCCTGGCGCGCATCGGGCACAAAGGGCACGTTGTATTACACAACATTTGAGGCCTATCCCTTATCGCGAGACGAAATGGTCCGCGCGCAGTCTGCCTTTCCGGAACTGCGCAACATAGCCCAAGAACTTGCGCCACATTGGGAGAAGACAACATTCACCCTACCCGATCTGTACTTCCAAATGATCACAGGGGACGCTCGCCAAACACTAGAAAACTGGGATGCCATCGCGGATGCCTGGTATCTCGATGGATTTTCGCCAGCCAAAAATCCTGAATTGTGGGGGGATGCTTTGATCTCTTCTGTTGGGCACCACACTGCCTCAGGTGGCACTGCAGCCACATACACTGCCGCCGGACATGTGCGCCGAGCCTTGGAAGCGGCGAGTTTCGACGTCACGCGCTCCCCCGGCTTTGGTCGTAAACGCCACATGACCCGCGCTGTCAGGATCTGA
- a CDS encoding LysR family transcriptional regulator — MDRLTEMEAFATVVDQGGFTDAARKMGISKSAVSKHVSSLEARLGARLLNRTTRRVSPTEIGLAYYDRALRVLNDAGEADALVSSMQSDPSGLLRISVATDFGVNHLSPVLGQFLDDYPDITVNMVLNNRYVELISEGFDMAIRIGELEDSTLRARKLTETNKRMIASPAYLEKHGRPAKIDDLNEHKLLHYSSQSNGSVWKLTAPSGEKRQVRTAGGLSVNDGQSLLNAAISGLGIAYLPSFLYSSALKDGQVVDVIPDLPVETQGIYAVYPPGRFTQPKVRAFIDFLVNVFAEKGPTDW; from the coding sequence ATGGATCGCCTTACCGAAATGGAGGCCTTCGCAACGGTTGTGGATCAAGGGGGATTCACGGACGCCGCGCGAAAGATGGGCATCTCCAAGTCTGCCGTGTCGAAACACGTCTCTTCGCTCGAGGCGCGTCTCGGTGCCCGCCTTCTGAATCGGACCACGCGCCGAGTCAGCCCGACCGAAATTGGTTTGGCATATTATGACCGTGCTTTGCGTGTTCTGAACGATGCAGGTGAAGCAGACGCACTTGTCAGTTCAATGCAATCAGACCCATCCGGGCTCTTGCGCATCTCCGTTGCAACCGATTTTGGCGTCAATCACTTGAGCCCTGTTTTGGGTCAATTTTTAGACGACTATCCGGACATTACGGTCAATATGGTTCTGAACAATCGCTATGTTGAGCTTATTTCCGAAGGCTTTGACATGGCCATCCGGATTGGCGAGCTCGAAGACAGCACATTGCGCGCTCGCAAGCTGACCGAGACCAACAAACGTATGATCGCAAGCCCTGCTTATCTAGAAAAGCACGGTCGGCCTGCGAAAATCGATGACCTCAACGAGCATAAACTGCTGCATTATTCCAGCCAATCCAACGGCTCAGTTTGGAAACTGACCGCGCCGTCAGGTGAAAAGCGTCAAGTGCGCACCGCTGGTGGTCTGTCGGTGAATGACGGACAGTCACTTCTGAATGCAGCAATCTCGGGTCTGGGCATCGCTTACCTACCAAGCTTCCTGTATTCCAGCGCCCTGAAAGACGGTCAAGTTGTTGACGTCATACCGGACCTGCCGGTCGAAACCCAAGGCATCTATGCGGTCTATCCTCCAGGGCGCTTCACACAGCCCAAGGTGCGCGCGTTTATTGATTTTCTCGTAAATGTCTTTGCTGAAAAAGGTCCAACAGACTGGTAA